The following are encoded in a window of Penicillium oxalicum strain HP7-1 chromosome II, whole genome shotgun sequence genomic DNA:
- a CDS encoding 26S proteasome regulatory subunit, translating into MALDNYYRNKIESMKLEIIQGQAVLRRLEAQRNDYNSRVRLLREELGLLQQPGSYVGEVVKVMSTKKVLVKVHPEGKYVVDIADGVDIAKLTVGKRVALLSDSYKLEKMLPSSVDPLVSLMMVEKVPDSTYDMIGGLDQQIKEIKEVIELGLKHPELFESLGIAQPKGVLLYGPPGTGKTLLARAVAHHTDCRFIRVSGSELVQKYIGEGSRMVRELFVMAREHAPSIIFMDEIDSIGSSRIDSAGGGDSEVQRTMLELLNQLDGFEPTKNIKIIMATNRLDILDPALLRPGRIDRKIEFPPPSVEARADILRIHSRSMNLTRGINLTKIAEKMNGCSGAELKGVCTEAGMYALRERRVHVTQEDFDLATAKILNKHDDKEVAVSKLWK; encoded by the exons ATGGCGCTGGATAACTATTACCGCAACAAGATCGAGAGCATGAAGCTCGAGATCATCCAGGGTCAGGCTGTGCTTCGACGCCTGGAGGCTCAACGCAATGATTACAATTCCCGCGTGCGACTCTTGCGAGAGGAACTTGGTCTTCTCCAACAACCGGGCTCTTACGTCGGTGAAGTGGTCAAGGTGATGAGCACGAAGAAGGTGTTGGTCAAGGTACACCCAGAAGGCAAATACG TGGTGGATATTGCCGACGGCGTGGACATCGCCAAGCTCACCGTGGGCAAGCGAGTTGCCCTCCTCTCAGACTCGTACaagttggagaagatgctACCATCCTCGGTCGACCCGCTTGTATCattgatgatggtggagaAGGTACCGGACAGCACATACGACATGATCGGTGGATTGGACcagcagatcaaggaaatCAAGGAGGTCATTGAGCTGGGTCTCAAGCATCCAGAGCTGTTTGAGTCTCTTGGTATTGCGCAACCAAAGGGTGTGCTCCTCTATGGTCCTCCTGGTACCGGCAAGACGCTATTGGCCCGAGCGGTGGCTCACCATACGGACTGCCGCTTCATTCGTGTCAGTGGATCAGAACTGGTGCAAAAGTATATTGGTGAAGGTAGTCGGATGGTGCGTGAGCTATTCGTGATGGCCCGAGAGCATGCGCCCAGTATTATCTTCATGGACGAGATTGATAGCATCGGCTCCAGCCGTATAGACTCGGCTGGAGGTGGTGATTCCGAGGTGCAACGAACCATGCTGGAGTTGCTTAACCAGCTGGATGGATTCGAGCCAACGAAGAACATCAAGATTATCATGGCGACGAATCGATTGGATATTCTGGACCCTGCTCTGCTACGACCGGGGCGAATCGACCGAAAGATTGAATTCCCCCCACCATC TGTTGAGGCGCGTGCCGATATTCTCCGAATCCACTCTCGATCGATGAACTTGACGCGCGGAATCAATCTGACCAAGATTGCGGAAAAGATGAACGGATGCTCCGGTGCCGAACTGAAGGGTGTCTGCACAGAAGCCGGCATGTACGCCCTGCGTGAGCGACGAGTGCACGTTACTCAGGAGGACTTTGACCTGGCCACCGCCAAGATTCTCAACAAGCACGACGACAAGGAGGTGGCCGTTTCCAAGTTGTGGAAGTAA
- a CDS encoding Protein transport protein YIP1, with amino-acid sequence MAQYYPNPQQSPQGYAPQGSAQNLQFFPSSYSTVSGHTTHSQASYGAGFGGAPGSAAQSYPVGGGYGGFGGPAAGVSGRMGEQGGLRTGWLAAFGTEGYDGEPPLLEELGVNFEHIRTKTLTVLNPFASIDRHLMDDSDLYGALLYIVLYGTFLLLSGKVFYGYIYGVAVFGTVALHLILSLMSPALDAVSAASAAADHPAANYSPHHKPHLGVSSPRAARRGWRCGRPFLCNPDVPSLRKRPGLLLLATSLDGLAVGWCTYSSSGMFCAVARMSGMRGLVAYPLALFYVVFGIMGIFSSRGTGSLAAKTGAV; translated from the exons ATGGCTCAATACTACCCCAACCCACAACAATCCCCTCAAGGGTACGCGCCGCAAGGCAGCGCCCAAAACCTCCAGTTCTTCCCCTCATCCTATTCCACAGTCTCCGGCCACACGACACACTCACAAGCCTCGTACGGCGCCGGCTTCGGAGGTGCGCCCGGTTCCGCAGCGCAGTCTTACCCCGTCGGCGGTGGGTATGGCGGATTCGGAGGTCCAGCGGCCGGAGTCAGTGGGAGGATGGGGGAACAGGGCGGTTTGCGAACGGGATGGTTGGCGGCGTTTGGGACAGAAGGGTATGATGGTGAGCCGCCGTTATTGGAGGAATTGGGGGTGAATTTTGAACATATTCGGACAAAG ACCTTGACCGTTCTCAACCCCTTTGCCTCAATCGATCGACATCTCATGGACGACAGCGACCTCTACGGCGCCCTCCTCTACATCGTGCTCTACGGCacctttttgcttctctcCGGCAAAGTCTTCTACGGATATATTTATGGCGTCGCTGTCTTCGGCACCGTCGCCCTGCACTTGATCCTCAGTCTCATGTCGCCCGCCCTCGATGCCGTCTCTGCCGccagcgccgccgccgaTCATCCTGCCGCCAACTACTCTCCGCACCACAAACCCCATCTCGGTGTATCGTCGCCTCGGGCGGCTCGGCGGGGTTGGCGGTGCGGCAGGCCATTTCTCTGCAACCCTGACGTTCCCTCGCTCCGCAAGCGTCCTGGGCTATTGCTTCTTGCCACTAGTCTTGACGGCCTTG CGGTGGGCTGGTGCACATATAGCTCGTCGGGGATGTTTTGTGCCGTGGCTCGAATGAGTGGCATGCGCGGATTGGTGGCGTATCCGTTGGCCTTGTTCTACGTGGTTTTTGGGATCATGGGCATCTTTTCATCTAGGGGAACTGGATCATTGGCGGCCAAGACGGGAGCTGTGTGA
- a CDS encoding SAM50-like protein, protein MSSTLSAADEDIFERLQQRKDPKVLDEQQQAINERTQAILQKAQARLGELLDENSTLPCAISSVQVLNAPHTRREFLEKIVSPLLSENKDKPYTLSEALREISQTADKLGRFDLFQQPIAIHLDESSPTSTGLRTIDVLLATKEKSRVLLKTGTDLGNAEGSAYGNLLWRNVFGGAETLNLNASLGTRTRSAYQAAFETPILCDPDFRLEVGAIASATQKSWSSHEEVLKGGWSKLRWLSKNGHRHELGYNGFWRQVTGLAENASPVVRADAGDSVKSSIFHSWVNDQRDHPMLPSRGYYAKVFNEVAGWGPLKGDVSFWKSEVETQGALPIPIPGIQGDSGVSLTTSFRAGLLVPLGLDSDARPQLSRINDRFFLGGPTDVRGFRLCGLGPREGVDALGGDVYAAASTNLLFPLPRVGADKPLRMQLFLNGGRLLPLRTSQKATPTTGAEVQDAVVSTVSDLQTGLPSIAAGMGIVYAHPVARFELNFSLPLVLRKGEEGRKGLQLGIGINFL, encoded by the exons ATGTCGTCGACTCTCTCTGCTGCCGACGAAGAT ATCTTCGAGCGCTTGCAGCAGCGCAAGGACCCGAAGGTGTTGGATGAGCAGCAGCAAGCGATCAATGAGCGGACGCAGGCCATTCTCCAAAAGGCTCAAGCTCGTCTTGGAGAGCTG CTCGACGAAAATTCAACCTTGCCATGCGCCATCTCATCCGTTCAGGTGCTGAATGCGCCTCACACTCGTCGGGAATTCCTGGAGAAGATTGTGAGCCCTCTGCTCAGCGAGAACAAGGATAAACCCTACACACTCTCCGAGGCATTGCGAGAAATCTCGCAGACGGCAGACAAGCTGGGGCGATTTG ACCTGTTCCAGCAACCGATTGCCATTCACCTCGACGAGTCTAGCCCCACTTCCACCGGACTGCGTACCATCGACGTGCTTTTGGCCACCAAGGAAAAGTCACGGGTCCTGTTGAAGACTGGCACCGATCTCGGAAATGCTGAGGGATCAGCTTACGGTAATCTGTTGTGGCGCAATGTCTTTGGTGGTGCCGAGACACTGAACTTGAATGCCTCCTTGGGTACACGGACCCGGTCCGCCTATCAGGCTGCTTTCGAGACTCCCATCTTGTGCGACCCCGATTTCCGACTCGAGGTCGGTGCGATCGCGAGTGCTACACAGAAATCCTGGTCCAGCCACGAGGAGGTTCTGAAGGGTGGTTGGAGTAAGCTCCGATGGTTGTCCAAGAACGGTCATCGACATGAATTGGGCTACAATGGATTCTGGAGACAAGTCACTGGCCTGGCGGAGAATGCCTCTCCGGTGGTTCGGGCAGATGCCGGTGACAGTGTGAAGAGCAGCATCTTCCACAGCTGGGTCAACGACCAGCGCGATCACCCCATGCTGCCGTCTCGTGGTTACTACGCCAAGGTTTTCAACGAAGTCGCCGGTTGGGGTCCCTTGAAGGGTGATGTCTCCTTTTGGAAATCAGAGGTGGAGACCCAGGGTGCTCTACCGATTCCCATTCCGGGCATCCAGGGGGACAGCGGCGTCAGTCTCACCACCAGCTTCCGCGCTGGTCTTCTTGTCCCTCTGGGCCTGGACTCTGATGCTCGTCCTCAATTGTCCCGGATCAATGACCGATTCTTCCTGGGTGGACCGACCGACGTGCGCGGCTTCCGACTGTGTGGTCTGGGTCCCCGAGAGGGTGTGGACGCTTTGGGCGGCGATGTCTACGCCGCGGCCAGCACCAACCTGCTCTTCCCGCTGCCTCGCGTCGGTGCCGACAAGCCTCTGCGCATGCAGCTCTTTTTGAACGGTGgccgtcttcttcccctgcGCACATCTCAAAAGGCCACTCCCACCACAGGTGCCGAGGTGCAGGATGCCGTTGTGTCCACCGTCTCCGATCTTCAGACTGGACTCCCCAGCATCGCGGCCGGTATGGGTATTGTGTACGCCCACCCTGTCGCTCGCTTTGAGTTGAACTTTTCTCTACCGTTGGTGCTGCGCAAGGGCGAGGAGGGCCGCAAGGGCCTGCAATTGGGAATTGGTATTAATTTCTTGTAG
- a CDS encoding Ubiquitin-conjugating enzyme, whose amino-acid sequence MATKAAYKRLTREYQNIQKNPPPFIIAHPSETNILEWHYILTGPPGTPYENGQYWGTLMFPPEYPFAPPAIRMHTPSGRFQPSTRLCLSISDFHPKSFNPAWEVSTILIGLLSFMTSEEMTTGSVSASESERRVLAARSRWWNSTGGGSQASATPGVTKTTKGINNVKAGDGGLKFRTEWPELDQENVAWMKEHRIDMATGQILPDPNAPTKCSPETSALRRRPTGSAAGLGAVMEGGQVAREAGQGWARRNRVWIGLAMLLGYALVSRLVNDVQG is encoded by the exons ATGGCGACAAAAGCGGCATACAAGCGA CTTACTCGCGAATACCAAAACATCCAAAAGAACCCTCCGCCCTTTATCATTGCTCATCCGTCTGAGACGAACATTCTCGA ATGGCACTATATCCTGACCGGCCCTCCAGGCACCCCATATGAGAATGGCCAATACTGGGGAACGCTGATGTTCCCTCCCGAGTATCCCTTCGCACCTCCCGCCATTCGCATGCACACCCCCAGTGGGCGCTTTCAGCCCTCAACACGACTCTGTCTCTCAATCAGCGACTTTCACCCCAAATCGTTCAACCCGGCATGGGAGGTTTCCACCATTCTCATCGGGCTGCTCTCTTTTATGACGAGTGAAGAGATGACGACAGGCAGTGTGAGCGCCTCTGAGAGTGAGCGTCGCGTCCTGGCCGCGCGATCGCGTTGGTGGAACTCGACCGGTGGAGGATCCCAGGCCAGCGCCACTCCCGGGGTGACCAAGACCACAAAAGGAATCAACAATGTCAAAGCAGGCGATGGCGGTCTCAAATTCCGCACCGAATGGCCGGAGTTAGATCAGGAGAATGTGGCTTGGATGAAAGAGCATCGCATTGACATGGCCACTGGTCAGATCCTGCCTGACCCGAATGCACCCACCAAATGCTCCCCAGAGACCAGCGCCCTACGTCGCCGTCCTACAGGCAGCGCTGCTGGGCTTGGTGCGGTGATGGAAGGCGGGCAGGTCGCTCGGGAGGCCGGGCAAGGTTGGGCGCGTCGCAACCGAGTCTGGATTGGGTTGGCAATGCTGCTGGGTTACGCGCTGGTATCGCGACTGGTCAATGACGTGCAAGGAtga
- a CDS encoding Cytochrome c heme lyase has protein sequence MGWFWADSQSKVPAPPHPTTPGAAIPPGCPMHESGSSPAVPPAVVTQNAAEPPSNCPMHKAKDSPFAAVTGAKPSSNSPAPSEPAAPQQSTLSKLNPLNYMFASISQERAPQQTVDLSVDRETSSIPRGDSQGNWEYPSAQQMYNAMLRKGYTDTPQDAVESMVAVHNFLNEGAWNEIVGWERTFAKGLGAGWERCRRGEENLGYQLMKEEMTGQIDQASEPRLIRFQGRPKELTPKARILQTLGWVYPSKFETTPPFDRHDWFVQRQTPSGPKEVRYVIDYYSGDPEPSGQPVFYLDIRPALDSPTAAVERLMRWGGDVWWRASGGAAREPGPSHGH, from the exons ATGGGTTGGTTTTGGGCGGATTCACAGTCAAAGGTGCCTGCTCCGCCGCACCCAACGACGCCTGGCGCGGCGATTCCA CCTGGATGTCCCATGCACGAGTCTGGCTCATCGCCCGCCGTTCCACCTGCTGTAGTCACCCAAAATGCCGCCGAACCTCCCAGTAACTGTCCCATGCACAAGGCAAAGGACTCGCCTTTCGCTGCAGTCACTGGCGCAAAGCCCTCGTCCAACTCACCCGCTCCGTCGGAGCCCGCTGCTCCCCAACAGTCCACCCTGTCCAAATTGAACCCGCTGAACTACATGTTCGCTTCCATCTCGCAGGAGCGTGCGCCCCAGCAGACCGTAGATCTCTCGGTCGATCGAGAGACTTCGTCTATCCCGCGAGGAGATTCCCAGGGTAATTGGGAGTATCCCTCTGCGCAACAGATGTACAATGCCATGCTGCGCAAGGGGTACACCGATACGCCCCAGGATGCCGTCGAGTCCATGGTTGCAGTGCACAACTTCTTGAACGAAGGTGCATGGAACGAGATTGTGGGCTGGGAACGCACCTTCGCCAAGGGTCTTGGAGCAGGATGGGAGCGATGCCGACGCGGCGAGGAGAATCTGGGATATCAGCTCATGAAGGAGGAAATGACGGGGCAAATCGATCAGGCGAGCGAGCCTCGATTGATCCGTTTCCAGGGTCGACCAAAGGAGTTGACTCCTAAGGCTCGTATTCTTCAGACCCTGGGATGGGTATATCCATCCAAGTTTGA GACCACTCCTCCCTTCGACCGCCACGACTGGTTCGTTCAGCGTCAGACTCCCTCCGGTCCCAAGGAGGTTCGCTACGTGATCGATTACTATTCGGGTGACCCTGAGCCCAGTGGCCAGCCCGTCTTCTACCTTGATATTCGTCCTGCCCTCGACTCTCCCACCGCTGCGGTGGAGCGACTGATGCGATGGGGAGGCGACGTCTGGTGGCGAGCCAGTGGCGGTGCCGCTCGTGAACCTGGTCCCAGTCATGGCCAttga
- a CDS encoding ABC1 family protein, with protein MPRRAPVIGALMMATLTPGAFLKLAEESEGDEVTTEMQMLEASREEIRKQVPKDARGLRRLFQSIRVFWYYYVYDPIATGFRFLHLAVIFVPVVITVPVIWIGRKIDGKSNAQTGTLWWYRFLVKAMERAGPAFIKLGQWAASRTDIFPPEMCNIMSSLHSNAPAHSLADTKRTIRKAFNGRRWEDIFEEFHEEPLGVGAIAQVYKAKLKPDLATSEQELEQVPSTLGEKMRKNVDVLVKSSPQRVPSSYVAIKVLHPRVEKMIHRDLRIMGFFASLINAIPTMHWLSFPDEVKQFGEMMKLQLDMRIEGTNLVIFRDKFKMRTTAWFPYPYLDYTTREVLVEEFAQGIPLATFLDIGGGVFQHEIANEGLDAFLHMLLIDNFVHADLHPGNIMVRFYKPSELDLSLRKKSRATKAPTRAEVDVTDAVLERLRPHLGDKSEWESALAQLNDEGYRPQLIFIDTGLVTQLNDLNRRNFLDLFRAIAEFDGYRAGQLMVERCRTPHEVLDPEVFALKMQHLVLSIKSRTFALGNIKIGDVLSEVLTMVRGHHVRFEGDFVNVVISCLLLEGIGRSLNPDLDLFKSSLPILRQLGTGSTFLQTVRSGDTSMLRVWVGLEARGLLQASIESVERCVKYDLLSPNI; from the exons ATGCCTCGCAGGGCGCCGGTCATCGGCGCCCTGATGATGGCCACCCTCACACCCGGCGCGTTCCTCAAGCTCGCAGAAGAGTCGGAGGGAGATGAGGTGACGACGGAGATGCAGATGCTCGAAGCTTCTCGAGAAGAGATTCGGAAGCAAGTGCCCAAAGATGCAAGAGGGTTGAGAAGACTCTTCCAGTCAATACGCGTGTTCTGGTACTACTACGTCTATGATCCGATTGCGACGGGATTCCGTTTTCTGCACCTGGCGGTGATCTTTGTGCCTGTAGTGATAACGGTTCCTGTGATCTGGATTGGTCGAAAAATCGATGGCAAGAGCAATGCACAGACGGGCACATTGTGGTGGTACCGATTCCTGGTCAAGGCGATGGAGCGTGCTGGCCCCGCATTTATCAAA CTTGGACAATGGGCGGCTTCCCGGACCGATATCTTCCCACCAGAGATGTGCAACATCATGTCTTCACTTCACTCTAATGCCCCGGCTCACTCACTGGCGGATACAAAACGAACTATTCGCAAGGCGTTCAACGGCAGACGATGGGAAGACATCTTCGAGGAATTCCACGAGGAACCTCTCGGTGTTGGTGCAATCGCTCAAGTCTACAAAGCGAAGCTCAAGCCAGACTTGGCCACGAGTGAACAAGAACTCGAACAAGTCCCCAGCACTTTGGGCGAGAAGATGCGCAAGAATGTGGATGTGTTGGTCAAGAGCTCACCGCAACGGGTCCCGTCATCTTACGTCGCTATCAAAGTTTTGCATCCCCGGGTCGAAAAGATGATTCACCGAGACCTGCGCATCATGGGCTTCTTTGCATCTTTGATCAACGCCATTCCTACTATGCATTGGCTGTCATTCCCCGATGAGGTGAAGCAATTCGGGGAAATGATGAAACTTCAACTGGATATGCGAATCGAGGGGACGAATCTGGTCATATTCCGTGACAAGTTCAAGATGCGAACCACGGCCTGGTTCCCATATCCCTACCTGGACTACACTACACGCGAAGTGCTGGTGGAGGAGTTTGCGCAGGGAATTCCCTTGGCGACTTTCCTGGATATTGGTGGCGGTGTCTTCCAACATGAGATTGCCAATGAAGGGCTGGATGCCTTTCTGCATATGCTCTTGATTGACAACTTTGTCCACGCTGACCTCCACCCCGGGAATATCATGGTCCGCTTCTACAAGCCCAGTGAACTCGACCTCTCCTTGCGGAAAAAGTCCCGGGCCACCAAAGCTCCAACCCGCGCCGAGGTCGACGTCACCGATGCAGTGCTGGAGCGATTGCGACCGCATCTCGGAGACAAGTCCGAATGGGAGTCTGCCCTCGCTCAACTGAATGATGAAGGGTATCGGCCTCAGTTGATCTTTATCGACACGGGCCTTGTCACCCAATTGAACGACCTGAACCGACGAAACTTCTTGGATCTTTTCCGAGCAATCGCCGAGTTTGACGGCTACCGAGCTGGTCAGCTAATGGTTGAGCGATGCCGTACGCCGCATGAAGTGCTCGACCCAGAGGTGTTTGCGCTGAAGATGCAGCATCTCGTGCTCAGTATCAAGTCGCGCACATTTGCCCTGGGCAACATTAAGATTGGTGACGTCCTGAGTGAAGTCCTCACCATGGTCCGGGGCCATCACGTTCGATTCGAGGGTGACTTTGTCAACGTGGTCATCTCCTGTCTTCTTCTCGAAGGAATCGGGCGGAGCCTGAATCCCGATCTTGATTTATTCAAGAG CTCACTCCCCATTCTTCGACAACTGGGCACGGGCTCGACTTTCTTGCAGACTGTGCGATCGGGTGACACTTCGATGCTTCGGGTGTGGGTCGGTTTGGAGGCTCGCGGTTTACTGCAGGCCAGCATCGAAAGTGTGGAACGATGCGTCAAGTACGACCTGCTTTCTCCGAATATATGA